Genomic DNA from Prunus persica cultivar Lovell chromosome G1, Prunus_persica_NCBIv2, whole genome shotgun sequence:
TGCCGCATGATTGTCTAGTCTACTGGGAGTGTTGATATTTGGAAGTACTTATCTCTCTTTTGACTTTTACATCCTGACAATGAGTTTTTccatctctctcctttttcctGTAGATGAGGAAGATAGTCTTCTTCGAGGCATCAACGGCTATCGGGCTTCCACCTTGAACTTGACAATCCTTACAAAGAACGCCAATGCAGAGTGCCTTGCCGATGAGATAGCTGAGCAATTAAAAAATCAACCCTGCACAAACACCACAGGCGCCAACACTGTACCAGGCACTGAACCTCAGTTTTCTGACTATCCGAAACTTTTAGCCAAATGCCATTTGAATGTCTCTAACACAAGAGATGGGGTCATAATGCCTGCTTGCGTTCCCAGCCTGGTTCCTAGTCTGGTCCTTACCAACTTCACTGAGTCTCAGTACTCTGAGAGTCTTAATGACACCAAGTTTACAGGAATTGGAATTGGCTCTGAAGATAATTggattgttgttgttttgacCACCAACACACCAGATGGAAGCTTTACGAATGCACAAGGGTcacaagatgaagaagaatctgCGAGTTCAGTTCCGAAGATTAGTTTGGTTCCCTACTTGCTATGTTTGCTGATGGGTTTTATCTTCCATTTGTAAACCAAGAGGATCACCATACACTTTATTTGCTCAGGCAATTTCTGTCTTTGTTGAGAGACCTCAGTCGAAGGATGCTATAAAACAAGTTCTCTGTTTTTCCCACATAGGAGAGACATGAATATCCAATCAgagctgcttttttttttctttttcttttttcggtgGAAATAATTTCATTCTTGCATAACTTGATGTGTCTTGTTGTAACTGATAGTAGATTGTTGAACAGATATATCACCATTGTTTTTGAGCTTTCAACTTCAGAAGTTTTGTGATATGAGTGGGAAAAGAACACGTCAACTGTTTCGTTCTCTGTACTGTACTGAtcagtaattaaataaagatttgCATTACGTTATTCTATATATCAAGTCTCAACCTTACGGTTAGgatgaaaattttcacaaCATGACATGGTACTACGATTCCACCAGCATGAAGTTACTTATAAATCCAAAGAAACTTATTTCcaagaataaaattacaaacttaataaaatattaattttaccCAACTTAATCATTAGAAGGAACATATGCAAGGTGCTTCCTTCCTATCTCTTCCTCAATAGAGTATCCCCTCGTTTTTCCTGGAACCTGTAGTGCATTTGAAAATACCCCCATTGACTAAttaccaaaaatgaaaaaactgtTCCGTTGATCAATTTCAGGACTGGCCCTGAGACTTCGGAGTTTTATAAAGTTTTACTCATAGAGGGCAAAGCCCAAACAAATACACAAACAAGCCGAAAGGCTAGAACAAAGAGCAAAGAACAAAACCACAGGCCTAAAAGAAGCATTTGATATTAATCTGAATGTCCTTGGGTCTATGTCCTACAGCTCATGTCATGGCATGTTCAAAGATTCATAAATGGGAATCACAATCCCTATCATTTATTGACTGAAAGTAATAATTCCAATTAAAGGTTCATAACATGCTGCTAGTAGTAGATACACAAAATTCTGCTTCAAGATTAATAAAGGAACCATGTCAATCTTACCATTTTTCTGACAACCGAAGTGAACAGGATGacgaacaaaaacaaaatatacacgaaagaaaaaaaaaaaaaaaaaaaaaaaaaaacctcgtCTCTAATCCATATGTTCCTTGTTCATTTGAAACTAAACTTTTCCAGCATCCACCAGCATTATTGCGTCTGATATGTAAAACTCCAATTTTCCCTTTCATCGCTAATTCAAGCACTCTTTAATCTGCTCTtgttgaggaaaaaaaacctCCTCAGAGCAAGCAATAGGACCCAGGTGGTCTTTGTGATCTTTTCCTTTATCATCAAAAGCAATGCCGAGCTTAGCACAGTTTTTAGTATCTGGGCCTGTAATCCCTTGAAGAAACCCAATAGACCCTCTTTTTTCCAAATGGCAAAAAATGCACCTGAAATTgtctttttggattttttcgaTCCGTTTTGAGCTTCCTTGTtaccttcttcatcttcttctgctGCTTGAATCATGACCTTGCACCTGTGGCAGTTCATAACCCAATTTTACCACCAAAAACCAGATATGAATACACGTgctaaatttaaaaacatgtttttgctattttttcgtgaaagaataataataaattatgtgTGCTGAACAGAGAAGATTGATAGAATTGACTATCCACCTGATGGCTGGGTAAGTCAAGCAGGATGCAATACACTTTGAGACAGCACCCAATACAAAAGCAGAGAAGGCAGAAAGAGCTTCTGGAGATGACTCTGTACCTGTTCTTTTGCTCAGCTGCCCCCTCAACAGTCTTTGTTTCAGCTGATCAAATACAGTGTACTGTACAATAGAGCAGCTCAAGATTCAACTTAAgttgtctttttcttgcaAACTAAATATTTGAACTTTTCAGATGCAACATGTGCATAGAGAGGAAAATGGGGCTGCTAAACATCTTGCTAATGTGGGCCATGATTTGGCTTTAGGTTTGCATGTTTTCTATCTATTCCTGCCTCTCTTTTTAACGTTTTGGCAGATGATAGATTAGGCTTAGCTCAAGTCAGGGATGTTCCTTTgttactttctttttgtttgtttgggcTTCAGCTTACCCCTtcaccaaataaaataaaatattttgcatacatttgaaaaattaatatagAAAATCTCAGTAAAGAGCCATGCGTAGCATTTTTAGCATCTACAGTTATATTGTTGATAATGCAACCCAAAGTCTACttaaaaaaactatataataaaaaataaaaataataaaaaacagatCATCCTAAAATAACCTCAACAATTTTAAatccaaacaaaaccaagtaGATGATACATGTGAGCCATAAACATAGTAGCCTGTATACGGTATATGGTACACTAGAGTACACACTCAAGTACCTGGATAGATGGGTTAGATGTCAAAAGAAGAGATATACCAAGACCGTCAAATGCCTCAGTCCAAGTTCCCTCTGAAAGAGTCTTCCAGAGTCCTTTGGATTTCCCAAACTCACTTGTCTGCATCTTTGAGGATGCTGTATCCAAGGGCTGCAAGTAAAATTCAGAAACTCGATTATCTTATAGTAAGGACTAAAATTAGTAACTGAAAACCATAAGAGATAATGAAGAAGATATAGATGGGATATGTGGGCTTTagtataaatttatttttgatagCATACGGTTTGGAAAAGGTCTATTGATTCTACATGGCTCTTGACTAACAAGCATTCCTTTACTAAGGGAAAACATTGTTTTTGTATCACTCACCTGTGTCACTATCACTGTGCAAGCCCCGGCAGCGGCTGCAATTATCAAGTTTGCTTTAGTTCCCATGGTTTTATTTCCACTTTTCTCCAAGTATAACCTCTTAAAAAAACTGTATCCATAGAAGTACATGAACTGTGAAATAAAGGACTGGAAGTTCTTTGTCCCAAGGCCCTGGTATAAAGAAAGCACCTGACGGGTAGAAATTGCTTCCCATAAAACATCAGAAATGTTCCTGCAAATGCcagagaaattcaaattttttaaaagtaatttCTCAGGTGAATGTTGCCTTATGAATCATTGGAAATAGCAGTTGTCACAATttcttttgacatattttgtTGCTGTAAAACAAGAGCTGACTTTCAACAAAGAATATTCTGAAGCATTGGAAAAACTACCAATGGTGAATCAAGTTTCCTTCTATACTAAGAGATATACAAGAATACTGTCAGGTGTTAACTTATATACCAAATAACACTACGCTAAATAACAGAAGAAACGAGAAAGAACTTCTTCGGTGATGAGCTGGATCAAACAAGTTTAATCACAACTAGCTAGCTTTAGTTCATGGAATTTTATCTCATTTATCTTATTGAGGGCTTACCTGGATCATAATGAAAGAGACTAAAAGATAACATTTTGGAGGAATAGAAGAACACTGTTTAAGCATAATAAATAAGCAATTGTATAGGCTCATAGGAGATCTTATGTGAATAATCTTTTGGGACATTGGACATACGGAGAgcaataaatgaaaattcgAGTTTGGTTTTCATCTTAATTTAGCATTATATAACACTTTTGACTTAATTTGTAGATGCTTAGGGGTTGCTGACAACTCTACAAAACACCTACATCTATGCTCTAAGAGTCTAATTATAGTAAATGACTAAGCGAAAAGCTTAGAACTTTGAACATGCCGGCCAATAAGGTAAATTGCAATTACATTCCCATTAGAATTTGCAATATGGGCAACACTAAGCTCAAGTGATAGAAACAATTATACCCAAATTACCATAAATgaaaacccagaaaagaactagagtgaaaaaaaaaaacaaaacaaaaacaaaatgggaagaaaaagaagattattTATCAAACACAATTATGTGGAACGCAGAGGCTGAAAAATCAACCTGTACTTCTGCTGATGGTGAGCTCGGACTTCAGCTTGATACTTGGTCTTGCAGGTATCAAGTGGGTACAAGATGGTGGTGCTAACCAAAGCTCCAATGGCCCCTGATGTTGCCTCTGCTACAGATTCAAGATCAAAGCCCAtcttctatctctctcttaAGTTGGCCTTtcaaaaaaacagagagaatttggttttgagggaatgaagaagagaagaaggctATGATTTGTGAGTGAAAAAGGCTGAGGTAATGCAATTCATGAGGAGCTGGGTAGGTCCATAATATGGTATGGTGTGCTTTCAGTTAGTAAGCAACTGAAAGTGAcgcagagagggagagagagaccaaTCGGGACGGGTTGCTCGTAGTTTGTGTATCTTCTTGGGAATCGGAAACGTGAACACTCTTCTTTCTCATTGTCTCTTTGCTTTTAGGACCCGTTTTACAAACGGGTGGATGGATGCCCGAAAAGCCTATTTGGGTTACAAGATGTTCATGAACTTCCCTTATTTACCTTAGGAAGATGttaattctttttccttttcttttgtcagaTTGGAAGATGTTATTCACACTTCCAAAATGTCATATAGTCAAAACAATTCTCTTTAGAACCTACTTGTTATAGGTGGCTCCCAAAATGCACATTACTTTTGGTTTAATAgtagtttttatattttgttgaaaGATGTtctgaattcaaatttcataaacGAGATAAAGAAACGAAATAGACGACAAAGAAGTACATAATGATATTCAAAAAGCGCTTGTAACGTCTTAATACCTTTTATCTGATTATACCTTTATTTGAACAACATATTAATTTTGGTAAGTGAAAGGTATTACTCAAAACACAAAGCTATAAAGTTTCATGCTCGTTCTTCTATCACAAGGCTATCTGTGCTGGTTTTTAGTTTGATATGTCAGCTTTCAAAAATTAGGGCcgcccaaaaataaaataggacaAAGAGGGCCCAATATGTTAACAATCCCTTTTTGTTGGGTGAAAATGAAATAGTCTTCTTTAAAGTTAGGGCCAATTATAgatcccaaaacaaaaactcacaaCGTCATCGTttggtttttctatttttataattttttgaattacaGATCCCCCTAGCCTTTTCCCTccattcaaatttttcactctCCTGCTTCCCCACACAGAGTGACAGGCAACCCTCAACGGCCCTAAATCAATAGTAGAAGAATCGAATGAACCTCAAGAAACCCTAACATCTCTGGTCGTACAGCTCCACCACCGAGCCCCAAAGATGCAAGACTTCGTTGACTTGTTACGCGAGTCCCTGGTGCGGACCCAGCGCCGGGAGGACGGAGGAGGCGGACGAGGCGGAGGAGGGTTCGGTGACCTGGTAGGGAAGATCGGCTCCAGCATCCGAAAATCACGAATCGGGTTGTTCTCCAAGTCTCCGGTTCGTGCTCTTCCTCCGGCTGCTTCGAAAGATGACGCGCAGCCGATTCGGTGGCGCAAGGGCGAGTTGATTGGGTCCGGTGCGTTCGGTCGGGTCTATATGGGGATGAATCTTGACTCCGGAGAGCTTATAGCCGTGAAACAGGTCTGCCTATTACTTAATTTCGGGATTGGATTTggtgttttgatatttttggtaCTGATTTTGTGCTTGTTACAGGTGTTGATTGCGGCAAATAGTGCTTCAAAGGAGAAGACACAGGCATGATTCTGATTTTGcataaatttcatttctttttgtagaagttttaattttggattaTAGTATTTGTTATTCTTGTTGGATATTGCATAGTATGCATTTGGAATCACAAAAATTTGATAATTCATTGAATGAAATAGGCATTTTGATGATAGAGCTTGTATTCTTCTTGGTGTACCTGCAATTAATATATGCCCTCATTTGTGGATACTATGAAAATGTTAGTAAAATGAAGGATGTAAGTTTAGTTGTGAAATAATGTTAcaaattttcagtttgaaacTAAGTGATTgcagttttgtttttctaatgtGATGAAATCAGGCTCATATTCGAGAGTTGGAGGAGGAAGTGAAGCTTCTTAAGAATCTTTCACATCCAAACATTGTTGTGAGTATGATTTTCTGCTTTCTTTTATGGAAGTGATGGTGATTATTTACTGTCTTACTGTTCCGATGTTGTTGTTCTCTTAGAGATATCTGGGGACTGCTAGAGAGGATGATTCATTGAATATTCTGTTGGAATTCGTGCCTGGTGGATCCATATCTTCTCTCTTGGGGAAATTTGGATCATTTCCCGAGTCTGTAAGTAATTGTAACTTCTAAACAATTGACCTCTGGCGTTTGGGATGTCAATTTTACATCTAGAAAATGTTTCCTGTATAGGTTATCAGAATGTACACAAAGCAGCTGTTATTGGGTCTTGAATATCTTCACAAGAATGGAATTATGCATAGGGACATCAAGGTACCTCCCCATTCCCACTATTTAATGTTAATTTAGAGTATAAActgacctctctctctctctctctctctctctctctctctctcacttatTTATGGGCGTGCTTCATAGGGTGCAAACATCCTTGTTGATAATAAGGGGTGCATTAAGCTTGCAGACTTTGGTGCATCGAAGAAAGTTGTTGAACTGGTAATGACATTTCTATTATGTGCTATTGATAATTGAATTGATTAGTTTTTTCATGCACATCACTAGTTCTTTTAATTGTTAATACAGGCTACCATAAATGGTGCGAAGTCAATGAAGGGTACGCCATACTGGATGGCTCCCGAAGTTATTCTCCAGACTGGCCATAGCTTGTAAGGACGATTACTCACTCTTATGCTGAGGATGTTCACATTATTCCCAGTTCCCAGTTATACCTTGATACATGTTTAtcagaagttttttttattatctattttttaattttttaataatttaaatttgaagtaGCTCTATTAAATTTAAGAGAGTTGACTATTTTGTATAGTTTGATTGGTTTTAGATGTATATATTGACTAGATAAGGTATACTGGTGCTAAGTTTTTGTATTAAGTCCATTTACACGAGAAGACTACAATATTTAGCACATTTCTCATCCTAATCTCTTATTAGAAGCATGTATCAGATGTTCTTCTGCATTGAATGATGTGATTCCTCTTTCTTAGTGAAGGGAAACTGTTTGAACCCATCTACTCTTTATTTCTGATGCTTGGACCTTATTAGTTTTGAATATGGTTTTTAGCTCTGCTGACATATGGAGTGTTGGATGTACTGTGATTGAGATGGCTACAGGGAAGCCTCCATGGAGCCAACAGTATCAGGAGGTAGCACTTCAAGCTGTTTTTCCCAACTACTAGTTTGATTATTCTGTTTAACATgactaatatttttaatttaatgtgGTTTCCCCCAAGAGGTTGCAGACTAAGATAAGGGTTTTCCTTTTCAGGTTGCTGCTCTCTTCCATATTGGAACAACAAAATCTCATCCACCCATCCCCGAACATCTCTCCGCTGAGGCAAAGGACTTTCTGTTAAAATGTCTAGAGAAGTAAGACTATGATTTCTACTTTTCCCTACTTTCTAACAAATGTCAGTAAGTTATACTTTTTTCCTCAACTCTTACCCCCAATAATGTGGTGGCAGGGAACCTAATTTAAGGTGTGCTGCGTCAGAGTTAGTGCAGGTAATTTTGAATGGCAGATTATGTTGCTTGCATATTGTTCATAGTGTAACCAGGAATGAATCGTACATGCATGCGATTGCATCATAGGTTTTAATTCTAGATATTTGACTTGGTAGTTCATTTTCTAAGggcaggaaaagaaaaacaataaaatcgTGTTTGTCAAAAAGCACGCGCATCTGTGATggtctattttcttttatttatttattcatggGAAATTTCTGTTGGTCATGTGCAGCATCCATTTGTCACTGGGGATTATCAGGAACCTCGTCCAGTAATTCGCACTTCATTTATGGTCAGTataattgattttaattttattgtctCAACTGTTCTATCTGTTTGATCATTATCATTTTCAATAGTCAGTAACgaccaaaccaaaaaatagtTAACGGATGAGTTTTATCAGGAAGCTGGAAATGAGACGGCAACACCTGGGACAGATCTTAAGAACTTGTAAGTCTTATCAATTTATGCTTTTGGAATTATTACTGGTTGACACTCTTGCCTCTTCAAACTATATCAACACTTCAGCATGAACCCTTCGATCAGAAGGTCTACCTGTGCAGGCTTGAAGGATATTTGTGATATGGGTACTGTAAGGTGCTCAACTGTATATCCAGGGAGTTTTTCAGGGGGGCGCTCCCGTTGGGGAGCAACCAATAATGATGATGACGACATGTGTCAGATTGATGATAAGGATGACATTATGCTTGGTTCATTTGCAAAATTCAAATCTGTGGTTGGACCTGACGATTTAAACAAGGTattgaactttttttcttttccttctagATCATTCAGAATGTAATTAGCTTGAATTGTGATGAATGTTTTGCTTATTTGAAATAGAGTTTCAATCCCATGTGTGAACCAACTGACGACTGGCCACGCAAGTTTGATGAAAGTCTGGAATTGGAGAGAAGTGGAATTAACTTCTCCCCTTGTCAAACGATACACGAGGCTTATGGAACCACTGGAGCATCTGATAAGGTGGAGAGTGAATTCACATTTCCTTGTGGGCCATCAGCTGAGGATGATGAGGAAGTTACAGAGTCAAAAATAAGAGCCTTCCTGGATGAAAAGGTACTTTTTTGTGCACACCAAAATTTTTGCCGTATAAATTAATAGTGAAATCCTTTAGCAATGCCAATGTTTTCTCAGAGTTTGTCTAATAAAGTTTAACGCTTTAAACTTGCTCCATGAAACTACATCAGGCATTAGATCTGAAGAAGCTGCAAACACCTCTATATGAAGAGTTCTTTAGCTCAATGAATGGAGTTGGTCCTCCAGGTGCAATTGGAAATGCAGATTGTGTTCGTGTTTCAAATAATCTGAATTTACCTCCTAAAAGTAAGTCACCCAGTCGCGCACCTAGTAGAAGATTCTCTACAGCAGTTGATGCTGCAGTCCCtgggaaaaatataaaaaatgtatCAAATACCAGTGGTGTGCACAGTCGAATCTTACATGAAATTCAGCCACCTCAGCATAGTGAATGGAAACAGCTTCCTGATGATCAGAAAGAATCATTTAGTCTAAGGTTTGTCTTTGGTGTTTGATGCTTTCAATAGCTTATGTCCTGCACTCTTCTGTGTAACTTGATGGAGATCGTTTTAATTTCAGCGCAAGCTTTTCTGAGAGGCAAAGGAAGTGGAAAGAGGAGCTTGATCAAGAGCTGGAGAGGAAGCGAGGCAAGTtttattgtataatttttcattctGGCAGGATTAAGACCTTGTCTTTGTAAACTTTGGTTTGAAAAGTACACGATTTTTAGTATATATGATCTAATGGAACCTACATGATGCAGAGATGATGCGGCAGGCTGGTTTGGGAACGAATTCACCATCCCCAAACAATCGAATTCTAAGTCGACAAAGAGAGCGGCTACAGGCGGTTTTCCCTGGAAAATGAAGTTTTTGTATGTACCTCACTTGTATCTATTTTACCGTGGTATAGAAATAAGTTATGTTCTTTCCGTTGGGAGCCTCCGGTATGCACCTGGTGAGGATGCGGTCCATTAATACATGTGCCGCCGTTGCCATAGCAGGCTGTGCAACCTGTTGCCTGCTGCATCATGTCTCGCAGCTCAGCCAGAAAATGTCACATTACCAGTGATGatatatgtattattttaatatattgtgGCCTATATGTATCTTATTGCGGGATATGAGACATGAAGTACTTGAGTTTGTGTGAATTATATACTTTGAAATATATAGTAATGTGCTGCAGATAACGGTTCTAGCacacattctctctctctctctctctctctctctctctctctctctctctctctctctcttacattcctttattttgtttggaaCAGAACTACCATTTTAGGGGAAGTAGGTGTCTGTTTATACATTAGAACTTCATATATAtgcttaagaaaataaaaattagctTCTTGGATCAATTCGTGAAATGAGTGGTGTATAGGAATTTAGTAGATGTTTAGTTACACCTTACAGTTTTAGCTCATGGCTGTTTACTGTGAAAAGGGGAGAGGAAAGGGGAAAAATGAATTTCAGAGATATCGGGGCTGCGAGCGATCAGCTTGTTTAGTAAACAAACTGAGCCCAAGCCTCGGATTGGGTTGTGCTTGAGGCCTAACAGCAGAAGTTTGTATGGCTTTGGTTCATGAGCCTTGAGCTATAAAGTTGACTTTTCTATATTTTGATTATAAAAGAAAGGGCTTCTTGGATATGGGTCATTTTCATTTACATATAATGGATGCAGGACACTAATGGGACTCTCTTCAATTGCAGTCCTCCCAATCAATTGTATGGCCAGGTAAGCAAACCTTGTAGCCACCATATTCGAgacatttttattattataaacatATGTGTTTTACCTGACATTGAGGTGCATCCAATATGTGCTTTACCTAGTACTGAGGTGCATCAAATATGTACTATACCTATTAGATAGGTATATCAAGTTCAATGGTTAGTAGGGTACTGTACCTGGAGCATAGGAATTTGCACAAATCAAGCACAAGAAAAAAGTGAAGGTCCGACATTTACATTCAAAATGTAATTATTCCTTTAATTACATCATCAAATCTAATTATTAATTACCTATAAATTCTCATCTTACCCATTTTAGATAGTAGGGATATAATaggaacaaaaaatttaaatacaaattatttaaatacaaaagatTGAGTCAGCATGTCACAAATGGAATGTAATCTACATGACAAACTAGTCAAAGAACTTGTATCAACAAACAATAATTCGAGGACTAGATCCAACTATTAGTTGAATTTTTGGACCTCtatcaacttttttattataaataaaataaaataaaataaaaaaaccatccCAGCAGACCTCCATGTCCAGGCATTTGATATGGACCTATCAAATTCTTACGCTTATTCTTTGGGTCCATGCACGTTTTATGAAATGGGGATAGCACTATTTTTCTATACCTAGTCAATCACTGTATGTTATGGTTGATAACTTTTCCACGTGATAGACTATGATTGGCCGAGAATAGCGAAACAGTGTTATCCCCAtttcatacaagtttttttGCCATGCACGACATTCTTTGGGTAATGAGAGAGTTTTGTCACCCACTGCCTTAAAGATAAATCCGAGATATGTGTAATCACTCCTAAATCATAGAACGAACCCTTAAATACTTGCAATCACCTGTAAATCATAAGCGAGTGTTTATCCGCATGTAAAAACTATAAGCCTAAATAATCTGATTGCTGTTTCTGTGACTTAAATGTTTCATGTTTGTCATGCGTTTAGAAAGTGAAAAACATGTTACAATTGAAGTAGTACTCAAGAACGAGCCTTTACTTATATTTGCAAAAATCTTCAACCCTTCTACTAGGAAAACTTATTAGGTCGTTTAAAACCTGTGTTGAGATGAAAATCATTGTTGCTTTCCTTTATTTACTGTTGATGTCAAAGAATCAAGGGTTCGGTGAGGAATCATAAATGTGGGTAATGGAGAAACATAAACCCCGCTGCATTGTCCTAATTGCTTCCTAACTCATGTATGAAATAGACCATTGGACCCCTACCTCACCATGATTTTCCCTCAGAAAGATCataaaaaatctttgaaagtTCCTTTTGTTCCCCAGACAAATCATAGCAAATTGGTAGGTGAgtcaaaagaaggaaaagcttAAAGTCTCCATTTTTCTCAATCTTTTTGAATATTGCATGGGAGAAAGCTTTTTGGCTCACGGAAAGAGCTTGGTGGAAAAGCAAAGTTCTTGAATTAGGGGCTGAATTTTTTGAATGATTCTAAGGGTCTACAGACCATGAAAAGATGTTTGTGTCTGTCTCGGATGAGGTGggcattctttttctttctccttttctagtaattaaaaaattgataaCTTCTTGACGTGAAAGACCATGATTGTGGAAGATCAACAAGATGATTACATAAAAATATCATGTgaaaataacacaaaataaagatttatTACTTGTCTTGCAGAcacaaaaaaggaagagaaaaaggtTGTTACTTGTTACATTCAATCAACTTTCCTCTTAAAACAAAAGGGTGTCAATTTattgctttttttgttgtcgAAAATTGATTGGAAAATAAGTTTGTCATGTCCCCATGCAGCCCAAATGACAAAGAATAGGGTACAGTTTGGTGGGTTATCTGGTGAGATTGGACCATTTTGAGCTGTGAATTTCGAATTGTCTTTAATTAGCAAAAACCAGCGGTAGGGGCCAACCcacatttataatttttcataaGAATCTAACAAGATTCTCATGAATATACTTCAAGTCCAAGATTATAGGTGAGGTAGGTATCTGTGTCTTTTTTACTCTCCTCTCACCCTTCCAAAGCAATCTCACCCTcacttgtttttattattattattattttattatgggGAGTTTAAGGacacaaaaggaaagagacaatAAATACATGCACCAAGGGTCCAAAGGGTATCGAAAGGGTATGAAgtggttcaaatttttacgTGTGGACTTTAGCACTCACACCCACATAGAGAATGTGTTTgccaatatatatgtttttcaaACCACAAGAATTGTGAGGATTTGATGATCTTCAAGTTTGTAAAATTAATGAGTATGTTGTTTGTTGTGTGATGTATGTGTGTGGGAGGAAAATAGTATGTATATGCTCCT
This window encodes:
- the LOC18788222 gene encoding uncharacterized GPI-anchored protein At3g06035 isoform X1, which translates into the protein MASLLRLLLPLFLSCVVLFSHQVKCDGVDEEDSLLRGINGYRASTLNLTILTKNANAECLADEIAEQLKNQPCTNTTGANTVPGTEPQFSDYPKLLAKCHLNVSNTRDGVIMPACVPSLVPSLVLTNFTESQYSESLNDTKFTGIGIGSEDNWIVVVLTTNTPDGSFTNAQGSQDEEESASSVPKISLVPYLLCLLMGFIFHL
- the LOC18789901 gene encoding peroxisomal adenine nucleotide carrier 1 encodes the protein MGFDLESVAEATSGAIGALVSTTILYPLDTCKTKYQAEVRAHHQQKYRNISDVLWEAISTRQVLSLYQGLGTKNFQSFISQFMYFYGYSFFKRLYLEKSGNKTMGTKANLIIAAAAGACTVIVTQPLDTASSKMQTSEFGKSKGLWKTLSEGTWTEAFDGLGISLLLTSNPSIQYTVFDQLKQRLLRGQLSKRTGTESSPEALSAFSAFVLGAVSKCIASCLTYPAIRCKVMIQAAEEDEEGNKEAQNGSKKSKKTISGAFFAIWKKEGLLGFFKGLQAQILKTVLSSALLLMIKEKITKTTWVLLLALRRFFFLNKSRLKSA
- the LOC18788222 gene encoding uncharacterized GPI-anchored protein At3g06035 isoform X2; the protein is MASLLRLLLPLFLSCVVLFSHQVKCDGDEEDSLLRGINGYRASTLNLTILTKNANAECLADEIAEQLKNQPCTNTTGANTVPGTEPQFSDYPKLLAKCHLNVSNTRDGVIMPACVPSLVPSLVLTNFTESQYSESLNDTKFTGIGIGSEDNWIVVVLTTNTPDGSFTNAQGSQDEEESASSVPKISLVPYLLCLLMGFIFHL